One window of Blastocatellia bacterium genomic DNA carries:
- a CDS encoding cytochrome c3 family protein has translation MPEPHAPRSPDWPRNAKRRRLSLATVILAALAVAWAISDNAPVAAIEVEAAASSSAAATAQNTELDFSKFAHTSGAHSRLPCATCHRRSAGETQATRPGHRPCAACHSQKFAALGGPICTICHKTAEPKDGALKPSPALKSFGVRFEHSRHARADCASCHKAANRGVALTIPAGAAAHATCYQCHNAGAQAEGRDMAACSTCHAAGGAFRTTMAAKAFQVNFNHAAHTGKAHLSCSECHRLRAGGGRDQVTAPQPLMHHASPSAQSCMTCHNNKRAFGGDDFGDCKRCHTGPTFRFKK, from the coding sequence ATGCCAGAACCTCATGCGCCCCGCTCGCCCGATTGGCCGCGCAACGCGAAGCGGCGCAGGCTGTCGCTTGCCACCGTCATCCTGGCCGCGCTCGCCGTCGCCTGGGCAATCTCGGACAATGCGCCGGTCGCCGCCATTGAAGTCGAAGCGGCGGCGTCCTCCTCGGCAGCCGCGACGGCGCAGAATACCGAGCTTGACTTCTCGAAGTTCGCGCACACCAGCGGCGCGCATTCGCGGCTGCCATGTGCCACCTGCCATCGCCGCAGCGCGGGCGAGACACAGGCGACGCGGCCCGGCCACCGCCCGTGCGCCGCCTGCCATTCGCAGAAGTTCGCCGCGCTCGGCGGGCCGATCTGTACGATTTGTCACAAAACTGCCGAGCCGAAGGATGGGGCGCTCAAGCCGTCGCCGGCGCTCAAGAGCTTTGGCGTGCGCTTCGAGCACTCGCGCCACGCCAGGGCCGACTGCGCCAGTTGCCACAAGGCCGCCAATCGCGGCGTCGCCCTAACGATTCCCGCGGGCGCAGCGGCGCACGCCACCTGTTATCAATGTCACAACGCCGGCGCACAGGCAGAGGGACGCGACATGGCCGCCTGCTCGACGTGTCACGCGGCGGGCGGCGCTTTTCGGACGACGATGGCCGCCAAGGCTTTTCAGGTCAACTTCAACCACGCCGCGCATACAGGAAAGGCACATCTGAGTTGCAGTGAATGTCACCGCTTGCGTGCCGGAGGCGGGCGCGATCAGGTGACCGCGCCGCAGCCGCTGATGCACCACGCTTCGCCGTCGGCGCAAAGCTGCATGACCTGTCATAACAACAAGCGCGCCTTTGGCGGCGACGACTTCGGCGACTGTAAGCGGTGCCACACCGGGCCGACATTCCGCTTCAAGAAGTGA
- a CDS encoding cytochrome c3 family protein, producing the protein MRDRKLKLAILLFMAGVGVYPALAAMTGVVASAEPTQRANRRGLATRNQTRDYSHFRHAVAAHQQQACDACHKFPSANWKAARKGDAAFPDVTDYPQHASCLPCHRAQFFSGAVPTICSNCHTDPSPRNSTRFPFPSLRALFDASPKGKDAVSEYRVYFPHDKHESLFGVAPAEHSDDTPRLLRAAYWQEKKAEAKKPEDKNAVCANCHQTYQPQGDADDEYLIKPPKDLPETAFWLKKGAYKTSPPGHQACFSCHSEDMSPAAKDCGVCHKLMPATYVAMQRQPHADFDPKLAAVMGISDRTDLDKWGRREAGKFRHEWFSHAELSCQDCHKVAAINTTDPKGPTVPVLSCGGTGSGCHVTPSAADGGALNLEAEQKKASPAFQCTKCHVQLGKQPVPASHLKAIAAMKDKK; encoded by the coding sequence ATGAGAGATCGAAAGTTGAAACTGGCCATCCTGCTGTTCATGGCCGGGGTGGGGGTTTACCCGGCGCTGGCGGCGATGACCGGCGTCGTGGCGTCAGCCGAACCCACCCAGCGCGCTAATCGTCGCGGGCTCGCGACGCGCAACCAGACGCGCGATTATTCGCACTTCAGGCACGCGGTTGCGGCACACCAGCAGCAAGCTTGCGACGCCTGCCACAAATTCCCTTCCGCCAACTGGAAGGCCGCGCGCAAAGGCGATGCGGCCTTCCCGGACGTCACAGACTATCCGCAGCATGCTTCGTGTCTGCCCTGTCATCGCGCGCAGTTCTTCAGCGGCGCGGTGCCGACGATTTGTAGCAATTGCCACACAGACCCGTCGCCGCGCAACAGCACGCGCTTCCCCTTCCCCAGCCTGCGCGCGCTCTTTGACGCTTCGCCAAAAGGCAAGGATGCCGTCTCGGAATACCGCGTCTACTTCCCGCACGACAAGCACGAATCCCTGTTCGGCGTCGCCCCGGCAGAACACAGCGACGACACGCCGCGCCTGCTGCGGGCGGCTTACTGGCAAGAGAAGAAAGCCGAAGCGAAGAAGCCTGAAGACAAGAATGCTGTCTGCGCCAACTGCCATCAGACCTACCAGCCGCAAGGCGATGCCGACGACGAGTACCTGATTAAGCCGCCCAAGGATTTGCCCGAAACCGCCTTCTGGCTCAAGAAAGGCGCGTATAAGACTTCGCCTCCGGGCCACCAGGCGTGCTTCTCGTGTCACTCGGAAGACATGTCGCCGGCGGCGAAAGACTGTGGCGTATGTCACAAACTGATGCCGGCGACTTACGTAGCAATGCAGCGCCAGCCGCACGCCGACTTCGACCCGAAGCTCGCTGCCGTGATGGGCATTAGCGACCGCACAGACCTCGACAAGTGGGGCCGTCGCGAGGCCGGCAAGTTCCGCCACGAATGGTTCAGCCACGCCGAGTTGAGCTGCCAGGATTGCCACAAAGTCGCCGCTATCAACACCACTGACCCGAAAGGGCCAACTGTGCCGGTGCTGTCGTGTGGCGGCACGGGGTCAGGCTGTCACGTCACGCCGAGCGCCGCCGACGGCGGCGCGCTCAACCTGGAAGCGGAGCAGAAGAAAGCCAGTCCGGCGTTTCAGTGTACGAAGTGCCATGTGCAACTCGGCAAACAGCCGGTGCCGGCATCTCACCTGAAAGCTATCGCGGCGATGAAGGATAAGAAATGA
- a CDS encoding aldo/keto reductase — MDKLSRRNFIALTATGALGAGVLAGRGLHTDAPVEAAAFVIDPAIKNPTDKVSLGKTGLKISVVGIGTGTVGINHQSNQTRLGQEAFTRLMRHAHDSGITFFDLADQYGSNPYFGRAMQGVARDRYIIQTKTNSREPQQVRQDIDRFLREMNTDYLDVLIVHCVTEGDWTTRYRGVMDVMEEAKQKGKIRAHGVTCHSFEALQAAAASPWVDTNQVRWNARAKHADADVETLRKLFAGMRAKGQGMVGMKVVGQGDIVRGTDALSPASCFRFQIESGVVDAFVVGVEKLEHIDELLRGTQVALAELGYRTTVPA; from the coding sequence ATGGATAAACTGAGCCGCCGCAACTTCATCGCGCTGACCGCGACGGGCGCGCTCGGCGCAGGCGTGCTGGCCGGTCGCGGGCTGCACACGGACGCCCCCGTCGAGGCCGCTGCCTTCGTCATTGACCCCGCCATCAAGAACCCGACCGATAAGGTGAGTCTCGGCAAGACCGGCCTGAAGATTTCCGTCGTCGGCATCGGCACAGGCACGGTCGGCATCAATCACCAGTCGAATCAAACACGGCTCGGGCAAGAGGCGTTTACGCGGCTGATGCGTCACGCGCACGACAGCGGCATCACCTTTTTCGATCTGGCCGATCAATACGGCAGCAACCCTTACTTTGGCCGCGCCATGCAGGGCGTGGCGCGCGACCGCTACATCATCCAGACGAAGACCAACAGCCGCGAGCCGCAGCAGGTGCGACAGGACATTGACCGCTTCCTGCGCGAGATGAACACGGATTACCTCGACGTGCTGATCGTCCATTGCGTCACCGAGGGCGATTGGACGACGCGCTACCGCGGCGTCATGGATGTGATGGAAGAGGCCAAGCAGAAGGGCAAGATTCGCGCCCACGGCGTCACCTGTCACAGCTTTGAAGCTTTGCAAGCAGCGGCGGCCAGCCCGTGGGTTGACACTAATCAGGTGCGCTGGAATGCGCGCGCCAAACATGCTGACGCTGACGTCGAAACCTTGCGCAAGCTGTTTGCCGGGATGCGCGCCAAAGGTCAGGGCATGGTCGGCATGAAAGTTGTCGGCCAGGGCGACATCGTGCGCGGCACGGATGCCTTATCGCCGGCTTCGTGCTTCCGTTTTCAGATCGAATCGGGTGTCGTTGACGCCTTCGTTGTCGGCGTCGAAAAGCTCGAACACATTGACGAGTTGCTGCGCGGCACACAGGTGGCGCTCGCCGAGCTGGGCTATCGTACGACCGTACCGGCCTGA